In Patescibacteria group bacterium, the following proteins share a genomic window:
- a CDS encoding DUF2341 domain-containing protein → MQSDCDDIRFMDSDKTTPLVYWLEQGCNTSATQIWVTVPTIPATSQKEIYLVYGNSTSINASETYSGSFITMFNVSCPSGWSSFSGLNDSNRFPRGSTSYGGTGGTTAHAVHTFSGTTTGPSITISYGTTSSAATSYTHTHTYSGTVSSTANNQIPPYLSVIFCSADDPAPLLPTSSISWYSSLPSGWSSFSGLNDSNRFPRGNTSYGETGGATTHTHPYSTGSSNPSAGGSSGTKAYIPNDPHTHTVSGTTSGGSNVPPYLDVIAATPDATAPFEANVIVPTNSNSAPPLGWNLFTSLNSSNLFPRGNTSYGETGGATTHNHTSNGTKATSVPSNNTGQHGATGNPYTLAQADHTHNYSFTTSTATGIQPPYLDVVFIQRKTVSVSVDLGSEISANSSPTIFFSDSLNGNIGIGTIDIGSYLFRVGGGMIAQSYATGHIIESRIYPKEEESFTVGDLLSITEALDSNQTIENARFTKSSYAYDQNIIGIAEYNDSDGYRPTISGVFKTKVSTINGLIKTGDPVTSSKIPGVGMKSTEAGPIVGKALEPFGLEQTLEPCTAPYEQYQCGKIEIFINISWYNPDVYLTDTGDIFIEKIITEDGEEEFVVKDSTDGLIEKVSILKEAVIGKIKAGLIETKELVTDKLASQEIQTQSLVTPLIETQDIDTERISLKEIDSKPGENLIVNLEKDESGFGKLIIKGKDGQEVASIDSLGNATFSGEITADKGKFEKLLSKVITSENLETKDATITGTLYADKIVSNEIVSLEGKFGELLAATVSAQKIQGLEERLAQLEANKETASAISSPTPPPETITEEESPATESSNIDPMADLELSPDIEALVDEILKTSTEATSQADLNDISGENLMINNNLTVLGNTSLGDTSVAGSLNIGGTLNLADNSINSLIDNLYLQNLGLGGIDILAGKITIDSQGNVVFKGDVAIKGRLALSEIEPLPDQDLIINLDNQSESEEESSFGKLIVKGVDQETIASIDSSGTSTFKKVAIANAKQETNQISENEIETNATAGQATLTAHDTEITIKSHFVTDDTMIYVTPTSDPDNKVLFIKAKKADSPEEIGWFRVGIDKKINQDINFNWWIIN, encoded by the coding sequence ATGCAATCGGACTGTGATGATATAAGATTTATGGATTCAGATAAAACAACTCCCTTAGTTTATTGGTTAGAACAAGGATGTAACACTTCTGCAACCCAGATTTGGGTAACAGTTCCCACTATACCGGCTACTTCCCAAAAAGAAATTTATCTTGTCTACGGAAATTCCACTTCTATCAATGCAAGCGAAACCTATTCTGGCTCATTTATTACCATGTTTAATGTCTCGTGTCCCTCTGGTTGGAGCTCATTCTCCGGTTTGAACGATTCTAATCGATTCCCAAGGGGAAGTACTAGTTATGGCGGAACAGGAGGAACAACGGCTCACGCTGTTCACACTTTTAGCGGAACAACTACTGGGCCATCTATTACTATCTCCTATGGAACAACCTCCTCTGCTGCCACATCATATACTCATACTCATACCTATAGCGGAACAGTTAGCTCGACTGCAAATAACCAAATACCTCCTTATCTATCTGTTATATTCTGCTCTGCTGATGATCCGGCCCCACTTCTTCCAACCTCATCAATTTCTTGGTATTCTTCTTTGCCCTCTGGCTGGAGCTCGTTCTCCGGTTTGAACGATTCCAATCGATTTCCCAGAGGAAACACTAGTTATGGCGAAACAGGAGGAGCAACAACCCATACTCATCCCTATAGCACAGGAAGCTCTAACCCATCGGCTGGTGGGAGCAGCGGGACAAAGGCATATATTCCAAACGACCCACATACTCACACAGTTAGCGGAACTACTTCTGGAGGAAGTAATGTTCCTCCCTATTTGGATGTAATTGCGGCCACTCCCGACGCTACTGCTCCTTTTGAAGCCAATGTCATCGTCCCAACAAATTCAAATTCCGCACCCCCCCTTGGCTGGAATCTATTCACTTCTTTGAACAGCTCTAATCTATTTCCCAGAGGAAACACTAGTTATGGCGAAACAGGAGGAGCAACAACCCACAATCATACTTCTAACGGAACAAAAGCTACCTCTGTTCCATCAAATAACACCGGTCAACATGGCGCCACTGGTAATCCCTATACTTTGGCACAGGCCGACCACACACACAATTATAGTTTCACAACTTCCACAGCGACCGGCATTCAACCACCATATTTAGACGTGGTCTTTATCCAAAGAAAAACAGTTAGCGTTAGCGTTGATTTAGGTAGCGAAATTTCGGCAAATAGTTCTCCAACTATCTTCTTTTCTGACTCACTTAACGGCAATATTGGTATTGGAACAATAGATATAGGGTCCTATCTGTTTAGAGTCGGAGGAGGTATGATTGCACAAAGCTATGCTACTGGCCATATTATTGAAAGCAGAATCTATCCTAAAGAGGAAGAGTCATTTACCGTGGGAGATCTTCTCTCTATAACCGAGGCTTTAGATTCAAATCAGACCATCGAAAACGCAAGATTTACAAAATCAAGCTATGCCTATGACCAAAATATTATTGGCATAGCAGAATATAATGACAGTGATGGTTACAGACCAACTATTAGTGGTGTATTTAAAACTAAAGTCTCCACTATCAACGGTCTGATTAAAACTGGCGATCCGGTTACATCAAGTAAGATTCCAGGCGTGGGAATGAAAAGTACTGAAGCTGGACCAATTGTTGGTAAAGCCCTAGAGCCTTTTGGTTTGGAGCAAACACTCGAACCGTGTACTGCACCTTATGAACAATATCAATGCGGCAAAATTGAGATTTTTATCAATATCTCTTGGTATAACCCTGATGTTTATCTAACAGATACCGGTGACATCTTTATTGAAAAGATAATAACTGAAGATGGTGAAGAAGAATTCGTTGTTAAAGATTCTACTGATGGGCTAATCGAAAAGGTTAGTATCCTTAAAGAAGCAGTGATTGGCAAGATTAAAGCTGGTTTGATTGAAACCAAAGAATTGGTAACTGATAAATTAGCCAGCCAAGAAATCCAAACCCAAAGTTTAGTCACACCTTTAATCGAAACTCAAGATATTGATACAGAAAGAATTAGTTTGAAAGAGATTGATTCAAAACCAGGCGAAAATCTGATTGTTAATTTGGAAAAAGATGAAAGTGGTTTTGGCAAATTAATTATTAAAGGCAAGGACGGTCAAGAGGTCGCTAGTATTGATAGCCTTGGCAACGCTACCTTTAGTGGTGAGATTACAGCAGATAAAGGTAAATTTGAGAAACTTTTAAGCAAGGTTATCACCAGTGAGAACTTAGAAACTAAAGACGCCACCATTACTGGTACCCTCTACGCTGATAAAATCGTTAGCAATGAAATCGTTAGTTTAGAAGGCAAATTTGGCGAACTCTTAGCCGCCACCGTTTCTGCTCAAAAAATTCAGGGATTAGAAGAAAGGCTGGCTCAATTAGAGGCTAATAAAGAAACAGCATCGGCAATATCTTCGCCAACACCGCCACCAGAAACAATTACAGAGGAAGAATCACCAGCCACTGAAAGTAGTAATATTGACCCAATGGCTGATCTTGAACTTTCACCAGATATAGAGGCTTTGGTTGACGAGATTTTGAAAACTTCAACTGAAGCAACCTCCCAAGCTGACCTAAATGATATTTCTGGTGAGAATTTAATGATTAATAATAATCTCACTGTTCTGGGTAATACCTCTCTTGGTGATACCTCGGTTGCCGGCTCGCTTAATATTGGTGGCACCCTGAATCTAGCTGACAATTCAATCAATTCTTTAATCGACAACCTTTATCTTCAAAATCTTGGTTTAGGAGGGATTGATATCTTAGCTGGCAAAATTACGATTGATTCTCAAGGAAACGTTGTTTTTAAAGGTGATGTGGCGATTAAAGGCAGATTAGCTTTGAGCGAAATCGAACCATTACCAGATCAGGATCTGATTATTAATCTAGACAACCAATCAGAATCAGAAGAAGAATCTAGTTTCGGTAAATTAATTGTTAAAGGCGTTGATCAAGAAACAATTGCCTCAATTGATTCCTCGGGGACATCAACTTTTAAAAAGGTAGCCATTGCTAATGCTAAACAAGAAACTAATCAAATCTCAGAAAATGAAATTGAAACTAATGCCACTGCTGGCCAAGCTACTCTAACTGCCCATGATACAGAAATCACTATTAAATCTCATTTTGTTACAGATGATACGATGATTTACGTTACCCCTACCAGTGACCCTGATAATAAAGTCCTCTTTATTAAAGCCAAAAAAGCTGATTCTCCAGAAGAGATTGGTTGGTTTAGAGTAGGCATTGATAAAAAGATTAATCAAGATATTAATTTCAATTGGTGGATTATTAACTGA
- a CDS encoding M23 family metallopeptidase has protein sequence MEHPSFKKDIWQFLCSLGRYSRKKTARIFHLFEGGKSKMAVVLYRQRGRYSRPFVHSGMMLLIVIGITLGPVLIEENFPGLTESSWQQAEATAVISATKGEIETSTLESIKPRSEIIEYTVKSGDTVSTIAEKFGVSIDTIRWENNLETIKSIKVGSVLRILPVTGISHKVQHGETIYSIARKYQVDAQVVVNWPYNSFANDETFALAVGQELVVPEGIMPKATPSEPRRYYAEVPAAGTITGTGQFVWPASGRITQYFVWYHPGIDIANNSAPNALAADSGTVIVAGWPAPWAYGNRVLIDHGNGFSTLYAHLSAIYVSPGQNVSRGQSIGKIGSTGRSTGIHLHFEIRNGGVAVNPLSYLK, from the coding sequence ATGGAGCACCCCTCTTTTAAAAAAGATATTTGGCAATTCCTCTGTAGTTTAGGTCGTTATTCTCGCAAAAAAACCGCTAGAATTTTTCATTTGTTCGAAGGGGGTAAGTCAAAGATGGCGGTGGTTCTTTACCGTCAGCGGGGACGCTACAGTCGGCCTTTTGTTCACTCCGGAATGATGCTTTTAATTGTGATAGGAATTACCCTAGGACCGGTTTTAATTGAAGAGAATTTCCCTGGATTGACAGAGAGTTCCTGGCAGCAGGCTGAAGCGACGGCTGTTATTTCCGCCACTAAAGGAGAGATAGAAACCTCGACTCTTGAGTCAATTAAACCCCGTTCAGAGATTATTGAGTACACGGTTAAGTCAGGCGATACGGTTTCAACCATTGCCGAGAAATTTGGTGTTTCCATTGATACGATTCGTTGGGAGAATAATCTTGAGACAATTAAATCAATCAAGGTAGGTAGTGTCTTAAGAATTCTCCCGGTCACTGGTATTTCCCATAAAGTCCAACACGGAGAAACAATCTATTCGATTGCCAGAAAATACCAAGTTGATGCCCAGGTGGTTGTTAACTGGCCTTACAACTCCTTTGCTAATGATGAAACTTTTGCTTTAGCGGTTGGTCAAGAATTGGTTGTTCCTGAAGGGATTATGCCTAAGGCAACACCTAGTGAACCAAGACGTTATTATGCGGAGGTGCCAGCCGCTGGGACGATTACTGGCACCGGTCAGTTTGTTTGGCCAGCGAGCGGCCGAATTACTCAATATTTTGTTTGGTACCACCCTGGAATTGATATTGCTAATAATAGTGCTCCAAATGCTCTGGCAGCTGATTCAGGAACAGTAATAGTGGCTGGTTGGCCTGCCCCTTGGGCTTATGGTAATCGGGTTTTGATTGACCATGGTAATGGTTTTAGCACTCTTTATGCTCATCTGTCGGCAATTTATGTTTCTCCTGGTCAAAATGTTAGTCGGGGACAGTCAATTGGAAAAATAGGCTCAACCGGGCGGAGTACAGGTATTCATCTTCACTTTGAGATAAGGAACGGAGGCGTGGCTGTTAATCCTTTAAGCTATCTTAAGTAG
- the rho gene encoding transcription termination factor Rho, producing MPVSKKFIASEKKEAVSKTEKKLLTADEFVGKKETPYENEFNGVVDNRRIPDADVPTHFVEGILGVAPEGHGYLRPKFSPSDRDVYISSSQIHRFNLRPGDMIGGQAREPKENERYYGLLKVEKINDLAPDKVGKRPVFESLTPLYPEEQIKLETGKAPVSTRVIDLISPIGRGQRGLIVSPPKAGKTWLLKDIANGITENYKDIHLMAVLVGERPEEVTDIARSVKGEVISSNFDEPPEQQTSAAEVALERAKRLVELGKDVIILLDSITRLARAYNLSIPTSGRTLTGGFDPAALWPPKKFFGAARNIEKGGSLTIIGTCLVETGSKMDDLIYEEFKGTGNMELHLVRELAERRVYPAIDIQRSGTRQEELLYGKTVYPKIITMRKMVDMLGANERTELFLERLIKTKSNSEFLKTLNQG from the coding sequence ATGCCAGTATCTAAGAAATTTATTGCTTCAGAGAAAAAAGAAGCCGTTTCTAAAACCGAGAAGAAGTTGTTAACGGCCGATGAGTTTGTGGGGAAAAAAGAAACTCCCTATGAAAATGAATTTAATGGGGTTGTCGATAATCGGCGGATTCCCGATGCAGATGTGCCAACTCACTTTGTCGAGGGGATCTTAGGGGTTGCTCCTGAAGGTCACGGCTATCTTAGACCTAAATTTTCGCCTTCTGACAGAGACGTTTATATTTCCTCTTCCCAAATTCACCGTTTCAATCTCCGTCCTGGTGACATGATTGGTGGCCAGGCCCGAGAGCCAAAAGAAAATGAACGTTATTATGGCCTTTTAAAAGTAGAAAAAATTAATGATTTGGCTCCAGATAAAGTAGGTAAGCGACCAGTTTTCGAGAGTTTGACGCCCCTCTATCCTGAGGAACAAATTAAACTAGAAACAGGCAAGGCACCTGTTTCTACTAGAGTTATTGACCTTATCTCGCCGATTGGTAGAGGCCAACGGGGCTTAATTGTTTCACCACCTAAAGCAGGTAAAACTTGGCTTTTAAAGGATATTGCTAATGGGATTACCGAGAACTACAAAGATATTCATTTGATGGCAGTTTTGGTAGGAGAAAGACCAGAAGAGGTGACTGATATTGCCCGTTCAGTTAAAGGTGAGGTTATTTCTTCTAATTTTGATGAGCCACCAGAACAGCAGACAAGCGCAGCTGAAGTAGCTCTAGAGCGAGCTAAACGGCTGGTAGAACTTGGCAAAGACGTGATTATCCTTTTGGATTCAATCACCCGTTTAGCCCGTGCTTATAATCTCAGTATTCCCACTTCGGGGCGAACTTTGACTGGTGGTTTTGATCCAGCCGCTCTCTGGCCTCCAAAGAAATTCTTTGGTGCCGCCAGAAACATTGAGAAAGGTGGTTCGCTAACGATTATTGGTACCTGTTTGGTTGAAACAGGTTCGAAAATGGATGATTTGATTTACGAAGAATTTAAAGGGACCGGTAATATGGAGCTCCATTTGGTTAGAGAATTAGCCGAGCGGCGAGTTTATCCGGCGATTGATATTCAACGCTCTGGGACCCGACAAGAAGAACTTCTCTACGGCAAGACAGTCTATCCTAAAATTATTACCATGAGAAAGATGGTTGATATGCTCGGGGCGAATGAGAGAACAGAATTATTTTTAGAACGTTTAATTAAAACCAAATCTAACAGCGAATTCTTAAAGACTCTCAATCAAGGCTAG